CTTTTTAAAGATAAGAATCACTTTCTAATCAATCAAAGGATACTTCAAATTTCTTCGTTCTTGATAATATGAGCAATACTCTGCAAAATGTTTAAACTTTATCATTGTAAAAAATATCGAAAGAAATCCCATATTACATTAGTATATATTTGGTATGGGATGAAATTGACTTTCGAAAATATTAACTATATAATGTCTGTAAACAAGAAATAATGAGGTAACGATATGAATAAAACAGAATTACTATTACAAAGACTAGATGATATTGGTCAGTCTCTAAAAGATTCTAGACAAGCACTAGCTTTGCTGGCACTTGGTTCTTGCGGAGCAGAAAGAGAACGATTGGATCAGTACTCCGATTTGGATTTCTTTGTTATTGTAAAAGATGGCTACAAGCAGGCCTATATCCAGGACCTAACCTGGTTAAGTAATCTAGAACCAATTGCATTTCACTACCAAAATACAGTGGACGGACATAAAGTTCTATTTGAAGATGATGTTTTTTGTGAATTTGCTATCTTTGAAGCTCACGAACTAGTAAACATTCCCTTCGCTGAAGGCAAAATTATCTGGAAGGAGGTCGGTTTTGATGGAACAATCTGCCAGCCACAAAGATTGCCATCAAAAGAAAATAGAGATCGTGAATGGCTGTTGGGAGAAATTTTATGCAACCTATATATAGGACTAGGTCGCTATCAACGAGGGGAAAAATTGGCTGCTTATGATTTCATCCAAAACAGATCTGTCAAGCTCTGGACTGAACTAATCAATTTGGAAAAAACTTCTAAATCTAATTTTATAGATATTTTTAACAGCAACAGACGATTTGAAAAAGGTTATCCAAATGAAGCCAAACAATTACCCTACTTTTTGCAAGGTTACGAACGAATTTCTGAATCTGCTCAGGCACTCCTAGAATATCTTGATAAACACTATCCTCTTAACGCATTTATAAAAGAAAAAATTCGTAATTTATTATAAAAGAGACTTTCCAAAAAATAATCTAAATCCCAAAAGTTAGGTATCTTTGTCAACTATAATGGATTAATGAAATTTTAAAGCCTGTAGAAGGTAATCGATGTCCTCTCCTTTCTTATGTTCAGAGCAAGAAAGATTTATTTCTTAAAGTTGCCAAAGTTATCAAATTCAAAGATATTATATTTGATTGGTTTAATCAGAACCTAAAAAGCACCTCTAAGGTTACTTCTTTAGTTGATCTTAGAGTTTACTTTAGTTATTGGACTGCCGGGCGCAGTATGATATAATAGAAACATGAAATTAAAAACTACTTTGAGCCTCCTAGCTGGGCGTTCTTCTCACTTCATCTTGAGCCGTCTTGGCCGTGGAAGTACGCTCCCAGGAAAACTCGCCCTCCAATTTGATAAAGATATTTTACAAAATCTAGCTAAGAACTACGAGATTGTCGTGGTCACTGGAACCAACGGGAAAACCCTGACAACTGCCCTCACTGTCGGCATTTTAAAAGAAGTTTATGGTCAGGTTCTGACCAATCCAAGCGGTGCCAATATGATTACAGGGATTACGACAACCTTCTTGACGGCCAAATCCTCTAAAACTGGGAAAAACATTGCCGTTCTAGAAATTGACGAGGCCAGTCTATCTCGTATCTGTGACTACATCCATCCTAGCCTTTTTGTCATTACTAATATTTTCCGTGACCAGATGGACCGCTATGGTGAGATTTACACAACTTATAACATGATTTTGGATGCCATTCGTAAGGTGCCTACGGCTACTGTTCTCCTCAATGGTGACAGTCCACTTTTCTACAAGCCAGCTATTCCAAATCCTGTACAGTATTTTGGTTTTGACTTGGAGAAAGGGCCAGCCCAACTGGCTCACTACAATACCGAAGGGATTCTCTGCCCTGACTGTAAAGGTATCCTCAAATATGAGCACAATACCTATGCCAACTTGGGTGCCTATATCTGTGAAAATTGTGGTTGCAAACGACCTGACTTGGACTACCGTCTGACAGATTTAGTTGAGTTGACCAACAATCGCTCTCGCTTTGTCATTGACGGACAAGAATACGGAATCCAAATCGGTGGACTTTACAACATCTACAATGCCCTTGCTGCGGTTGCCATTGCTCGATTCCTCGGTGCAGACTCGCAATTGATCAAGCAAGGATTTGATAAGAGTCGCGCTGTCTTTGGTCGTCAGGAAACCTTCCATATCGGTGATAAAGAATGCACCCTTGTCTTGATTAAAAATCCAGTCGGTGCAACTCAAGCCATCGAGATGATTAAACTAGCTCCTTATCCATTTAGCCTATCTGTCCTCCTCAATGCCAACTATGCTGATGGGATTGATACTAGCTGGATCTGGGATGCTGACTTTGAACAAATCACTGACATGGACATTCCTGAAATCAACGCTGGTGGTGTTCGTCATTCTGAAATCGCGCGTCGTCTACGGGTGACAGGATACCCAGCTAATAAAATCACTGAGACAAGCAATCTGGAGCAAGTTCTCAAAACCATTGAGAAGCAAGACTGCAAGCATGCCTATATCCTAGCAACCTATACTGCCATGCTGGAATTTCGTGAACTACTGGCTAGTCGTCAGATTGTTAGAAAGGAGATGAACTAATGGTTTATACTTCACTTTCCTCAAAAGCTGGCAACTACCCTTATCAGCTCAACATTGCCCACCTCTATGGAAACCTCATGAATACCTACGGGGACAATGGAAATATCCTTATGCTCAAGTATGTGGCTGAGAAACTCGGAGCTCATGTAACAGTTGACATCGTTTCTCTCCATGATGACTTTGATGAAAACCACTACGACATCGCCTTTTTCGGTGGGGGTCAAGACTTTGAACAAAGCATCATCGCAGGCGACCTTCCTGCTAAAAAAGAGAGCATTGACAACTACATCCAAAATGATGGTGTGGTTTTAGCCATCTGCGGTGGTTTCCAACTATTGGGTCAATATTATGTTGAAGCTTCAGGCAAACGTATCGAAGGGCTAGGGGTCATGGGCCACTACACCCTCAACCAGACCAATAACCGCTTTATCGGTGATATCAAGATTCACAATGAAGATTTCAATGAAACCTACTATGGATTTGAAAATCACCAAGGTCGCACCTTCCTCTCTGATGACCAAAAACCACTGGGACTGGTTGTCTATGGAAATGGAAACAACGAAGAAAAGATCGGCGAAGGAGTTCATTATAAGAATGTCTTTGGTTCCTACTTCCACGGACCTATCCTTTCTCGTAATGCCAATCTGGCTTATCGCCTAGTCACTATTGCTCTCAAGAAAAAATACGGTCAGGACATCCAACTCCCTGCCTATGAAGACATTCTCAGCCAAGAAATCGCTGAAGAGTACAGTGACGTCAAAAGCAAGGCTGACTTTTCTTAAACCAAGAAAAATTATATCAAAGAACTCCCCTATCTTGTCGGAGTTCTTTTTGCCTGTTCTTTTACCCTTCTCCCTTGCATTTTCTCTCATTTTTTGCCAAAATAGAGGGGTAGAAAGAAGGTAGCATATGTCTAAATTACAACAAATCGAAACATATCTTGAATCAGAAAAACTAGACGTCGCTGTCATATCTGACCCCGTCACTATTAATTACCTCACTGGCTTTTACAGTGATCCCCATGAACGCCAAATGTTCCTCTTTGTCCTAGCGGAGCTGGAACCGCTTCTATTCGTTCCAGCCCTTGAAGTAGAGCGTGCAAGTAGCACTGTTTCCTTCCCAGTAGTTGGTTATGTGGACTCTGAAAACCCATGGAAGAAAATCCAAAATGTTCTTCCACAGCTTGATTTCAAACGTGTCGCTGTTGAGTTTGACAATCTCATCTTGACCAAATATCATGGTTTGAAAACGGTCTTTGAAACTGCTGAGTTTGAAAACCTCACTCCTCGCATTCAACGCATGCGCCTCATCAAATCAGCTGACGAAGTCCAAAAAATGATGGTTGCAGGGCTCTATGCTGATAAGGCTGTAAAAGTTGGTTTTGACAACATTTCTCTTGATAAGACTGAGACAGATATCATTGCACAAATCGACTTTGCCATGAAAGGTGAAGGCTATGAAATGAGCTTTGATACCATGGTCTTGACTGGCGATAACGCTGCAAATCCGCACGGAATTCCTGGTGCAAACAAGGTTGAAAAGGACTCCCTTCTCCTCTTTGACCTCGGTGTCATGGTCAATGGATACGCCTCAGATATGACTCGTACGGTCGCTGTCGGCAAACCAGACCAATTCAAAAAAGATATTTACAACTTGACCCTTGAAGCCCAACAAGCTGCCCTTGACTTTATCAAACCTGGTGTGACTGCTCATGAAGTAGACCGCGCTGCCCGTGAAGTCATCGAAAAAGCTGGTTACGGTGAGTACTTTAACCACCGTCTCGGTCACGGTATCGGTATGGATGTCCACGAATTCCCATCTATCATGGAAGGAAACGACATGGTCATCGAAGAAGGCATGTGCTTCTCTGTTGAACCAGGTATCTATATCCCTGGAAAAGTCGGTGTTCGCATCGAAGACTGTGGTGTTGTCACTAAGGATGGATTTGACCTCTTTACCAGCACCAGCAAAGATTTGCTTTATTTTGATTAAATATAGACAAGCAAAAAGTCAGCTATTGAAGCTGACTTTTTTATTTTATCTTCTTGACGCTCTGAAAGACTACAAATCCCACAACCATCCCCAAGGTGTTTTGCAGGAAGTTTGGAAGAATTTCTGGTAAGGCTGCTGACCAGCCATTCATTAGAGTTGAGCCCAGAGCATAGCCACTTACCATGACGATAGTCGCCAAGACAAGGCCGAGCCATTGCCATTTGCCTTTAAAACCTGCAAAAAATCCTTGCAAGCCATGGTTTACCAAGCTGAAGAACATCCACTGTGGATAGCCTGATAAGAGGTCAATCAAGAAACCTGCTAGTCCTCCAACGACGGCCCCTTCTTTACTGCCAAAGTAAAAGGCAGTAAAGAAAATACCTGCATCCAAGAGAGTCAATATTCCTGTTGCCGTTCCAATTTTCAAGTAATAACCTAGAACTACTGAAAGAGCGGTTAAAAGGGATACAAGGGCGATTTTAGTTGTTTTGGTTTGCTTCATATTGTCTTACTCCATATTGATCTGCTTGTGCAATAGCACGGTAAACGAAAGCTTTAGAACTCTCTACTGCTGGTAAAAGTTCATCACCTTTAACCAAGTGACTGGCGATGCTTGAGGCAAAGGTACAACCTGCACCAGCATTTTGGCCTTGAATGACTGGGTTTTCTAGGACAGTGAAAGTTTGTCCATCATAAAAGACATCTACAGCCTTGTCCTGACTGAGGCGATTGCCTCCCTTGATAATAATTGCTGGCGCTCCTAAATCATGCAATTTCTGCGCTACAGCTTTCATATCTTCCAAGGTTCTAATTTCCTGACCAGCCAATAATTCTGCTTCAGGGAGATTAGGCGTAATCACGCTAACATGAGGGAAAAAACGAATCAACTCTTGACAGAGTTCACTGACTGCCACATCGTGCGTTTCCTTGCAGACCAAGACGGGGTCCAATACCACCGGCACTCCAGGACGTTGCTTGATAAAGTCCAGTGCCTTCTCAGCCACACTGACAGTAGGAAGAAGGCCAATCTTAATCCCTGCAAACTCGACATCACGCAAGCTGTTCAACTCATGTTGAAAAATAGTATCATCCGGAGGGAAGACTTCAAAGCCCTTTTCGGTCAAGGCCGTCAAACAAGTGACAGCTACAAAGCCATGCAAGCCGTTCAAGGTATAGGTAGCCAAATCAGCTGACAAACCACCACCACTAAAAATATCATTCCCAGAAAGGGCTAAAATGCGATTATTCTTCATAACGAATCTCCTTTAAATACAAGCCATTCGGTGCTGCTGTTGGACCTGCAAGCTGTCTGTCTTTTTTTTCCAAGATCAAGTCAATCTGCTCAACTGGCATTCGATTATTTCCGATTTTGAGCAGCGTCCCCACCATATTGCGAATCTGCTTATACAAGAAGCCATTTCCTGAAAAGGTAAAGGTCAAAAACTGCCCTGTCTCATCGACTGTTAAACTGGCTTCTGTAATAGTTCGAACCTTGTCCTCTACACTGGTTCCAGATGCTGTAAAACCGGTGAAATCATGAGTTCCCTCTAGCTTTTTGATTGCCATCTGCATCCGCTCTACATCAAGCGGATAGGGAAAGTGAGTAGCGTAGTGACGACGCATAGGATTTTTGGGACGTCCTCTATCCACGATAAACTCATAGGTCTTGCTGTGTTTGGCATAACGGCAATGAAAATCATCTGCCACAATCTCAATCGAAATCACATCGATATCTTCTGGAGATTGGGTATCCAGAGCAAAACGGAGTTTTTCCTCATCCATCTGATAGGGCAGATCAAAATGAATGACCTGTCCCAGAGCATGGACCCCACTATCCGTCCTACCAGCACCGTGAACAGTGATGGCTTGCCCCTTATTCAATCTCGTTAAGGTTTTTTCGATTTCCTCTTGAACGCTCCGCACATGAGGCTGGCGCTGAAAACCAGCAAAGGCAAAACCATCATAAGAAATAGTTGCTTTATATCTTGTCATAACTTCTATTTTATCAGGAAATAAAAGTGTAAACAAGTTTAAAAACTAATAATTGTCTGGGTACAAAATTCCTAAAAAGAAAAACTTAGGAAATTAATCCTAAGCTCTCTTTTGAAGTGCGTACATAACAAAGATAGAAGTGACAATCAACCAGCAGCCTAGAATGGTGAAGACCAACATACCGTTTTGAGTCACCAAACCAATCGCTCCAAGAATGAAAGGTGTCGTGAAGGCTCCAAAGCTACATCCTAGCACTGCAAAAGATGTTGCCTGATTAAGGAGCTTGGCTGGGATTCTTTCAGAAAGAAGCTGAAAGACAGTGGTCAAGGCCACACTGTAAGAAAAACCTGCCACAACACTTCCAACTACCATCACACCCAATGACGGAGACAAGGCAATCACAATCTGCCCCAATCCAAAGGTGATACCTGACCAAAGGAGCAACCTTTCTTTAAACAGAGAGATAAAGAAAGAAAAACTCACACCTGCCAAGATACCAATCAACTGCATGATACTTAAAACCAAGCTCGATAACTGGGCATCCCCTAGACCTCTTTCCACCATCAGACTAGGAATACGAATAGTGATAGCTGTATTGGTGCAGACAACAACTGCTGCTTCGACAGCCAATAGAAAAATCAAGCTTTTCATCTGTCCTGTCAAACGAGTCGTTTCGGCCTCTTTTTTCTTTGTTTCTTTCTTTTCTTTCCCATAAGGGACAAAGAGCAGATAAAGGATCAATACTAAAAATCCCGCACTGTAGGCCAAGAAGGTCACTGTCCATCCCAAGGATAAGAGTTGACCGACCACTAGAGTCAAAATCGATGCCCCGACAACTTCTGCTGACCCGCGAAGACCCAACATCTGAATCCGTGTCTTTCCATGATAGCGTTCGCTGATGATAGAAATAGCCTTGGCATTGATCATCCCAACACCCAAGCCAAATAAAATCCGCATCGCAAAGACAAAGTTGTATTCCTGATACCAGAAAGGGGCTGTTCCTCCTATAGAGAGGATGAGAAGCCCTAGACTAATCTGAAGACGCTCAGGAAATAACCGCTCCAAAAACCCATTTAAAACCAGCATAATCATGATTCCAAAAGAAGGAAGACTGACCAGGAGCTCGATTTGTTCTTTGGGGTATCCTTGATAGTAGTCAAACATGGCTGGCAGAGCACTTGAGATGGAGAAGGAGGTAATCAAAACGAGGGAGAGGGCCAAAATACTAGCCCGTTCTAAATATTGTTTCATGAATTTTCTTTCTGTATATTTCTCACTGTTGATCCTTTTAAAAGGAAGATGGCAAGAAAAGAAGGAGCCCAATTGAACTAGAGACTCCGTCCTAACTTTCCTAATAGGAAGACTATTTTCGCTTGATTTGCTTGATCAGATAGAAGATGAAGCCTGCAACCATATACGCCGCAAAAATGATCAAACACCATTTGATAACCACGTCCCAACCCTTGTTCACATTTAAAAAGAAATAAGGGAAGGGATTGTCCTTGGAATTCGGAATATTGAGTTTTAAGACCAAGCCATTAAACAAGGCAAAAATCATATAAACCAAGGGCAAGATAGTCCACAAGACTGGATCCCAGATCTTGTATTGACCCCGTTTATCAAAGAAAAGGGTGTCGGCTAAAAACCAGAGTGGAACGATATAGTGGCAAAGGAAATTTTCCACACGGTAAAAGTCTGTCGCAATCGGAGCAAGCATAAAATGGTAAATCACACAGGTAATCATGATACTCATGGTAACACCACCCTTGAGACGAAGCAAGGTCGGACTTTGCCAATTTTCATCTGAACGGCTCATCACACGGAGCAGATAACCCGTGAAAATCGTTACCAAAAGATTGGACAACACTGTGTAGTAAAGGAGCATACCAAAGCCACCGTGCTTGGTAATCTCCAAATAAACTCCTGTAAATGCCGCTAAGAACAAGAGGACACGACTATAAAAGATAAATTTATAATTCAGTTTCATGGCTAGATTTTCTTAACAAATTCTGACTTGAGTTTCATAGCTCCAAAACCATCAATCTTACAGTCGATGTTGTGGTCACCTTCTACGATACGGATATTTTTAACGCGAGTTCCTTGTTTCAAATCCTTTGGCGCACCTTTTACTTTCAAGTCCTTGATTAAGGTTACAGTATCGCCGTCAGCCAATTTATTTCCATTGGCATCGATAGCAACAACACCTTCTTCTACTTCTGCAACTTCTGCAGGATTCCACTCATAGGCACACTCTGGGCAGACCAAGAGACTTCCGTCTTCGTAGACATATTCTGAATTACATTTTGGGCAATTTGGTAAGTTGTTCATAAGTCCTCCTTAAACTAACAATTATTCTTTAAAATTCATATGTTATTGAACAGCAACTATTATACCGTAAAATCCTACTTTTGACAATGTGTCCTAAGTCCAGCAAACAAAAAAATCATGCAACTGTTTACAGTTACATGACTTTTAAAAGATGATTGGTCATGGGCACTTATCAAGCACCTCATGATAAAAGGGGTAGCAACTATATTTTACAAACCAGGAGCTTGTCCAAGTTCTGCTGCAAGCATCCAAACTGTTTTCTCAAGTTCAGCCTTAGCACCAACAAAGATATCGTTTGTAACATCATCGCCTTCTTCATCAGTCACATCCAAAGCATTTTGGAAAAGAGCGATGAGGTAGCGATAAATCGCTAGAACACGTTCCAAGCTTTCTTCAACGTTACGGAATTCTCCTTCTTCTTCTTCGATTTCACTGTGTTGAAGGAATTCTGTCAAAGTTGAGTAAGGTTTGCCGCCAAGGGTGATCAAACGTTCGCTGATTTCGTCAAGATAGCCATCAAGGCTGTCCATGTATTCATCCATTTTTGGATGCCATACGAGGAAACCACGACCACGCATATACCAGTGAACTTGGTGAAGGGCAATGTGAGCCACATACAAGTCTGCTACTGCTTGGTTCAATACTTCCTTTGTTTTTGCCAATGCTACTGGCGCTGTTTTAGATAATGTTGTTACGTCTTTTACTGCTTCTTTTTTCAATTCAACCATATTGATCACCTCATAATATTATTTTTGCAACCATATTTATTGATTACTATCTCAGTATACTACTCCTAGTAGACAAAAGCAAGAAAATTAACCCATATTAAAAAAGTTGTAATTGACTGATAATTTAAGAAAAATATACAGTCTTTAAAAAAAAGACAGTCTTAGCAGACTGTCTGGAATAACTGAGATTATTTTACAAAATCAAGCAATGCCAAGAAGCTTTCAGCTTCAAGTGACGCACCACCAACAAGGGCACCGTCAACGTCTGGGCAAGCCATGTATGAAGCAACGTTTTCAGGTTTAACAGAACCACCGTATTGAACACGAACTTTGTCCGCAACTTCTTGACCAAAGTCTGCAGCTACAACGTCACGAACGACTTTACACATTTTTTGTGCATCGTCTTGTGAAGCTGATTTACCAGTACCGATAGCCCAGATTGGCTCATAAGCGATAACGGATGCAGCAACTTGTTCAGCTGTCAATCCAGCCAATGCAGCAGATACTTGAGCACCTACGAATTCAGCAGCTTTACCAGCTTCGTAAGTTTCAAGTGACTCACCACAACAGATGATTGGAAGCATACCGTTTGCAAAGATTGCTTTTGCTTTTTTGTTGATATCTTCGTCAGTTTCATGGAAGTAGTCACGACGTTCTGAGTGACCGATAACAACGTAGTCAGTACCGATTTCTTTCAAAACTTGTGGGCTAGTTTCACCAGTGAAAGCACCTGCATTTTCAAAGTAGCAGTTTTGAGCAGCAACTTTAAGGTTAGTTCCTTTAGCAGCAGCAAGAACAGTTGTCAAGTCAAGTGCAGGAACTGCGATACCTGCTTCAACAAGGTCTGATGAAGGAAGTTTTGATGCAACGGCTTCAACGAATGCTTTTGCTTCTTCTGGATTTTTGTTCATTTTCCAGTTACCAGCGATAAATGGTTTACGTGACATTTCACATACCTCTTTTTTCATTTTATTTTCTATTATTTTATCATATTTATAAGGAGCTTGCAAACCTTACTCTAATTTTCAAGATTTTTCAAGCGACTAATCTTGCCACAAATTCATGGCATCGAGGAAATCAGCCGAAGCCTGAACTTGTTTGGGATTGTTGACTTCTCGCTCTGCTCGTTTGGCCTCTACCTGAGTCACAGACTGAATACCTTCATGGCGCCAGTTTCGTAGGATTGCCTGAATATATTTCCAGTTTGGCTTGCCATTGAGAACGGCCTCTCGGAGAGCTTCCTTGATCAAATCCGCCTTAACTCCGTCTTCTTTGACAGTCTTAGAAAGGTCTTCGATTTCAAATGGTGTTAATAAGCGTCCCAATTCCTGCTGAAAAGTTTCAACCAGATCCTTCAACTGATTCTGCGGGTTTGGGGCAGTTGCAGATGGAGTTTGTCTATCTAGCAAGCTATCCAAGCGTTCAAAAGCCAAACTAGCATCAAAAATCAGCTCAATTTCCCCATTTAGTTCAATGGTCCGATATTGTAGCAAACCATTTTCTGTCAAATTCGAAATAGATTGGTTGACATCTGCCACCTCTTTCCCAATGATTTCAGCAATCTGACTAGGTGAAACATCTCCTAAGGCTGTGGTATTTTGTAAATAGAAAAATTGCCAGACCAAAAAATCTTCGCTGGAAGGAAAGAGTTCCTTAAAATGCAAGAGCAGGGCACTTGGCAAAACCAAGTTCCCTGATTTAAAAGCGTCAAAATATGTCATAATTCCTCTTATAGATATCCAAATGCAGCCGCATCATCCTCTACCTTTCTCCAGTCAAAAGGGGTTTCTTGATAAACTGCATAGTTTACCCAATTGCTGAAAAAGAGGGCGGCTGATGAAGACCAACAGAGACAGGGCGTCTCATTTACATCATCATTTTTAAAGTAGTTCTCTGGAATATGAGGATTGAGTCCCGCCTCATAATCACGAAAATACTCTCTTGCCAAAGTGTCACGATCGTACTCCAAATGACCAAAACTATAAATCTCACGCAAATCTCGACTAGCTAGAATGGAAACCCCAACCTCAGGACCTTCTGACAGAATCTCCAGATTGGTCTTGTTTAAGATTTCTTCTTTTAAAATCTCCGTATGACGAGAATGAGGAGCTACATAGCGATCATCAAAACCTCTAAAAAGAAGGTGCCCTTCTTTCAAGGTGTCCTGTGGATAAATGCCTGATAGTTTCCGATCCATCTGGTGCTTTTCAACGCCATAGCGAACATAAAGACCTGCTTGTGCTCCCCAACAGATATGGAGGGTTGAAAAAACATGCGTCTTGGACCATTCGATGACCTGTTTAAACTCCTCCCAGTAGTCCACCTCCTCAAAAGGCAAGTGCTCCACTGGAGCTCCTGTGATAATCATTCCATCAAAAAAGTCATCCTTGACCTCTGGAAAGGTCTTATAGAAGGTTTCCATATGTTCGGCACGAGTTGTCTTGGAACGATGTGTTTCCATATATAAGAAATCAATATCTAATTGCAAAGGGGTATTAGCCAAATGCCGTAAGAGTTGCGTTTCTGTTACCATTTTTTGAGGCATGAGATTTAAAATCAAAATCTTCAAGGGGCGAATATCCTGATGAGCGGCCCTTTGGTCATCCATAACAAAGATATTTTCTGTCCTTAAAATCTCCACAGCTGGTAATTTCTTATCAATTCGAATCGGCATAATACCCTCCTAACAGTTCTCTATTTCGGGAATGATGTTGTCTGTGTGAAAGCAAAAACCTCCAAATACTTCTTCCCTTTATTATACTGTATGAAGAT
This genomic stretch from Streptococcus sp. 1643 harbors:
- a CDS encoding DnaD domain-containing protein; the encoded protein is MTYFDAFKSGNLVLPSALLLHFKELFPSSEDFLVWQFFYLQNTTALGDVSPSQIAEIIGKEVADVNQSISNLTENGLLQYRTIELNGEIELIFDASLAFERLDSLLDRQTPSATAPNPQNQLKDLVETFQQELGRLLTPFEIEDLSKTVKEDGVKADLIKEALREAVLNGKPNWKYIQAILRNWRHEGIQSVTQVEAKRAEREVNNPKQVQASADFLDAMNLWQD
- the metA gene encoding homoserine O-succinyltransferase, coding for MPIRIDKKLPAVEILRTENIFVMDDQRAAHQDIRPLKILILNLMPQKMVTETQLLRHLANTPLQLDIDFLYMETHRSKTTRAEHMETFYKTFPEVKDDFFDGMIITGAPVEHLPFEEVDYWEEFKQVIEWSKTHVFSTLHICWGAQAGLYVRYGVEKHQMDRKLSGIYPQDTLKEGHLLFRGFDDRYVAPHSRHTEILKEEILNKTNLEILSEGPEVGVSILASRDLREIYSFGHLEYDRDTLAREYFRDYEAGLNPHIPENYFKNDDVNETPCLCWSSSAALFFSNWVNYAVYQETPFDWRKVEDDAAAFGYL